From Halanaeroarchaeum sulfurireducens, a single genomic window includes:
- a CDS encoding NAD(+)/NADH kinase, which translates to MARVGLIVNPASGRDIRRVAGGASVSDAYAKRRVASSIVSGLALQEEPIEVLAMPDAAGIAAEAIEDYGGAASLLDMEITGSRRDTQRAADRLRDDVDVIVAMGGDGTVRDVALAVGETPVLPLSTGTNNVIPTPVEGTVAGGAVALYATGAVGADVTTRHTMVEATIRGATDRTVRGVATLGVVDRSFVGTRAVLDPSEYLGGVVSRASQGEVGLSGIVGGCLSLAPDQPDGAGVFVDPEAARTVRAITMPGVVETVGIDDCQRLTAGETIEVAVDEAVISVDGERHVEVQDATIVAGPTNETIRLIDVDAVYERGPFP; encoded by the coding sequence GTGGCGCGGGTCGGTCTCATCGTCAATCCGGCGTCGGGCCGCGACATCCGCCGGGTCGCCGGCGGGGCGAGCGTCAGCGACGCCTACGCGAAACGCCGAGTGGCGTCGTCGATCGTGAGCGGGCTTGCCCTTCAGGAGGAACCGATCGAGGTCCTCGCGATGCCCGACGCTGCGGGCATCGCCGCCGAGGCCATCGAGGACTACGGCGGAGCGGCCTCGCTTCTGGACATGGAAATCACCGGTTCCCGTCGAGACACGCAGCGTGCCGCCGACCGACTGCGCGACGACGTGGACGTCATCGTGGCCATGGGTGGCGACGGCACGGTCCGGGACGTCGCATTGGCGGTGGGTGAGACACCGGTGCTCCCACTCTCGACGGGGACGAACAACGTCATCCCGACGCCGGTCGAGGGCACCGTCGCGGGCGGCGCGGTCGCCCTGTACGCCACAGGCGCAGTCGGTGCCGACGTCACGACCCGGCACACGATGGTCGAAGCGACGATCCGCGGGGCGACCGACCGGACGGTCCGGGGGGTCGCTACCCTCGGCGTTGTCGATCGGTCGTTCGTCGGAACGCGGGCCGTCCTCGATCCCAGCGAGTACCTGGGGGGTGTCGTCTCGCGTGCGAGTCAGGGGGAAGTCGGTCTCTCCGGCATCGTGGGCGGCTGTCTCTCCCTCGCGCCCGACCAGCCCGACGGAGCGGGCGTGTTCGTCGACCCGGAAGCCGCCAGAACCGTTCGGGCGATTACGATGCCGGGCGTGGTCGAAACGGTCGGCATCGACGACTGCCAGCGCCTGACTGCCGGCGAGACAATCGAGGTCGCGGTTGACGAGGCCGTCATCAGCGTCGACGGCGAGCGCCACGTCGAGGTACAGGACGCGACTATCGTGGCGGGACCGACCAACGAAACGATCCGTCTCATCGACGTCGACGCCGTGTACGAACGGGGCCCGTTCCCCTAG
- a CDS encoding 2-methylaconitate cis-trans isomerase PrpF family protein codes for MTADTDHDLIGHVEGTLIRGGTSRGLFFREAALPPAGEVRDALLVEVFGSPDPIQVDGIGGGNSHTSKAMIVEPSTREGVDVEYTFGQIAIEESSAAWDANCGNLTAAIGVYALEEELVTPEEPATTMTLYNTNTGTSVEQTVPVRAGEPDVYGDFTIDGVPGSGARIDSAFLDPAGPDGTFPTGDRRETLTVDGDSFEVSIVDVTNLNVFVRAADLGLSGTELPAEIEADDDLMARIERVRGHAASRLGLVEDPADAASVTPEVPFLQIVSEPQSYDCSIDDRVEADSIDVTGRIMSNQHPHHAYAMTGAMCLGAAARLDGTLPNDILGPGSGEVRIGHPKGTVAVGVDVEDDRVESVTMRRTARPIFHGALYYRYVDELEALRP; via the coding sequence ATGACAGCCGACACCGACCACGACCTGATCGGTCACGTCGAGGGCACCCTGATTCGCGGGGGCACCAGTCGCGGACTCTTCTTCCGCGAGGCGGCCCTGCCGCCCGCCGGCGAGGTTCGCGATGCGCTCCTCGTCGAGGTGTTCGGCTCGCCGGATCCCATTCAGGTCGACGGCATCGGCGGTGGAAATTCCCACACCAGTAAGGCGATGATCGTCGAGCCGTCGACCCGCGAGGGGGTCGACGTCGAGTACACGTTCGGACAGATCGCCATCGAGGAGTCCTCGGCCGCCTGGGACGCGAACTGCGGCAATCTCACCGCAGCGATCGGGGTCTACGCGCTCGAAGAGGAACTGGTCACCCCGGAGGAGCCGGCGACGACGATGACGCTCTACAACACCAACACCGGAACGAGCGTCGAGCAGACCGTTCCCGTACGGGCGGGTGAGCCGGACGTGTACGGCGATTTCACCATCGACGGTGTACCGGGATCGGGCGCCAGAATCGACTCCGCATTCCTCGATCCCGCGGGTCCCGACGGTACCTTTCCCACTGGAGACCGACGGGAAACGCTGACCGTGGACGGCGACTCGTTCGAGGTGTCGATCGTCGACGTCACGAACCTCAACGTGTTCGTCAGAGCCGCCGACCTCGGGCTTTCGGGAACGGAACTCCCCGCGGAGATCGAAGCCGACGACGACCTGATGGCCAGGATCGAGCGCGTGCGCGGTCACGCGGCCAGCCGCCTCGGGCTCGTCGAGGATCCAGCCGACGCCGCGAGCGTGACGCCGGAAGTGCCATTCTTGCAGATCGTCTCCGAACCGCAGTCCTACGACTGCTCCATCGACGATCGTGTCGAGGCCGACTCGATCGACGTCACCGGACGGATCATGTCGAACCAGCATCCACACCACGCCTACGCCATGACGGGTGCGATGTGTCTCGGCGCGGCGGCCCGACTCGACGGGACGCTCCCCAACGATATTCTCGGGCCGGGATCGGGCGAAGTGCGTATCGGCCATCCGAAAGGAACGGTCGCTGTGGGGGTCGACGTCGAAGACGATCGGGTCGAGAGCGTCACGATGCGTCGGACTGCCCGCCCCATTTTTCACGGGGCGCTGTACTACCGGTACGTCGACGAGCTCGAGGCGCTCCGACCGTGA
- a CDS encoding tautomerase family protein has translation MPHLQFEVTIALDPGKKAAYADAIAEHFADFMETGTGHVAVTIRTYEDSGYYLGRLDPGEPALMLNGDIRQGRSFDQQRGFVLAAFDEAHDRFDIPTENMYAALTQHSGEEFHEYDRVLADWDQTEAEEGAD, from the coding sequence ATGCCACACTTACAGTTCGAGGTGACGATCGCTCTCGATCCCGGAAAGAAGGCAGCCTACGCCGACGCCATCGCCGAACACTTCGCCGATTTCATGGAAACCGGAACGGGCCACGTCGCGGTGACCATCCGCACCTACGAGGACTCCGGGTACTACCTCGGTCGCCTCGATCCCGGCGAGCCGGCCCTCATGCTCAACGGGGATATTCGGCAAGGCCGTTCCTTCGATCAGCAGCGGGGATTCGTCCTCGCGGCCTTCGACGAGGCCCACGACCGCTTCGACATTCCTACCGAGAACATGTACGCGGCACTCACTCAGCATTCTGGCGAGGAGTTCCACGAGTACGACCGCGTCCTCGCCGACTGGGATCAAACCGAAGCCGAGGAGGGCGCCGACTAG
- a CDS encoding thiamine pyrophosphate-dependent dehydrogenase E1 component subunit alpha: MASTPIDTTDGRREILRRMLTIRAFEETARDLFADGEIPGFVHLYIGEEAVGVGACSALEDRDYITSTHRGHGHSIAKGLDPKLMMAELLGSSEGYNNGKGGSMHIADVDANMLGANGIVGAGPPIATGAALTAAYHDTDDVALAFLGDGAVAQGQVHEAINLAATWDLPAIYVIENNQFGEGTAVDDQHNVENLSETAEAYNIPGFTVDGMDVTAVHEAVAEARERAADGDGPTLIEAETYRYRGHFEGDPQEYRTDEDVSEWREERDPIESFEERLLDRGDIDEDELQSMRETVDDEIEAAVDFARDADRPDPDEAYEDLFTEPAPEIDRFVGDLRADGRGGDHQ; encoded by the coding sequence ATGGCATCAACACCCATAGACACGACTGACGGGCGACGAGAGATCCTGCGTCGAATGCTCACGATCCGGGCGTTCGAGGAGACGGCGAGGGACCTGTTCGCCGACGGTGAAATCCCCGGATTCGTCCACCTGTATATCGGCGAGGAAGCCGTCGGCGTGGGGGCGTGTAGCGCCCTCGAGGACCGGGATTACATCACGAGCACCCACCGCGGCCACGGCCATTCGATCGCGAAGGGCCTCGACCCGAAACTCATGATGGCCGAGCTGTTGGGTAGTTCCGAGGGGTACAACAACGGCAAGGGTGGCTCGATGCACATCGCCGACGTCGACGCCAACATGCTGGGCGCCAACGGCATCGTGGGCGCCGGGCCGCCCATCGCGACCGGCGCCGCTCTGACCGCGGCGTATCACGACACCGACGACGTCGCGCTCGCGTTCCTGGGTGACGGTGCAGTCGCGCAGGGGCAGGTACACGAGGCGATCAACCTGGCCGCGACGTGGGACCTCCCCGCGATCTACGTCATCGAGAACAACCAATTCGGCGAGGGGACGGCGGTCGACGACCAGCACAACGTCGAGAATCTGAGCGAGACAGCGGAGGCGTACAACATTCCCGGCTTCACCGTCGACGGTATGGACGTGACGGCGGTCCACGAAGCGGTCGCCGAGGCCAGGGAGCGGGCCGCAGACGGCGATGGTCCGACCCTCATCGAGGCGGAGACCTACCGCTATCGGGGCCACTTCGAGGGCGACCCCCAGGAGTACCGCACCGACGAGGACGTCAGCGAATGGCGCGAAGAGCGCGACCCGATCGAATCGTTCGAGGAACGGTTGCTCGATCGCGGCGACATCGACGAGGACGAACTCCAGTCGATGCGAGAGACTGTCGACGACGAGATCGAAGCGGCCGTCGACTTCGCCCGCGATGCCGACCGGCCCGATCCCGACGAGGCGTACGAGGACCTCTTCACCGAACCGGCACCGGAAATCGACCGATTCGTCGGCGATCTTCGTGCCGACGGCCGCGGAGGTGACCACCAATGA
- a CDS encoding alpha-ketoacid dehydrogenase subunit beta yields MTETETMTVREAIRAGLREEMNRDEDVFLMGEDVAEYGGVFEVTNGLLEEFDERRVRDTPISEAGFVGASVGAAASGSRPVVEIMFSDFMGVAMEQISNQMAKMRYMFGGKTDMPVTIRTTEGGGQGAASQHSGTPHTWIAHFPGLKAVAPGTAEAAKGLVKSAIRSDDPVFVFENKVMYEQEGQVPTDPEFTVPIGSASVEREGADVTVAATQRMVGESLAAAEDLAGDVDLEVIDLRSLYPLDTETIAESVRKTGRLVVADESPLSYGTHAEVMARIVESEFYSLDAPLQRVGVADTHIPFATELEEEVIPHAEDVIEAVRKVA; encoded by the coding sequence ATGACTGAGACGGAGACGATGACGGTGCGCGAAGCGATTCGTGCGGGGCTTCGAGAGGAGATGAACCGGGACGAGGACGTCTTCCTCATGGGTGAGGACGTGGCCGAGTACGGCGGTGTCTTCGAGGTGACAAACGGCCTCCTCGAGGAATTCGACGAGCGCCGCGTCCGGGACACGCCCATCAGCGAGGCCGGATTCGTGGGTGCAAGCGTCGGTGCGGCCGCGAGCGGGAGTCGACCGGTCGTCGAGATCATGTTCTCGGACTTCATGGGCGTGGCGATGGAACAGATCTCGAATCAGATGGCGAAGATGCGGTACATGTTCGGTGGCAAGACGGACATGCCGGTCACCATTCGGACGACCGAGGGCGGTGGCCAGGGTGCCGCGAGCCAGCACTCCGGAACCCCGCACACCTGGATCGCCCACTTCCCGGGGCTGAAAGCCGTTGCGCCGGGAACGGCTGAGGCGGCGAAGGGACTGGTGAAGTCCGCGATCCGCTCGGACGACCCGGTATTCGTCTTCGAGAACAAGGTGATGTACGAACAGGAAGGCCAGGTGCCGACGGATCCGGAGTTCACCGTTCCGATCGGCTCGGCATCGGTCGAACGGGAGGGTGCGGACGTCACAGTCGCGGCGACCCAGCGCATGGTCGGGGAGTCGCTGGCCGCCGCCGAGGACCTGGCGGGAGACGTCGACCTCGAGGTCATCGACCTGCGCTCGCTGTATCCACTCGACACGGAGACCATCGCCGAGAGCGTCCGAAAGACCGGTCGGCTCGTCGTGGCGGACGAGAGTCCTCTCTCCTACGGCACCCACGCCGAGGTGATGGCTCGCATCGTCGAATCGGAGTTCTACAGTCTCGACGCCCCGCTCCAGCGGGTCGGCGTCGCGGACACCCACATCCCGTTCGCCACGGAACTCGAAGAGGAGGTCATCCCGCATGCGGAGGACGTGATCGAGGCGGTCAGGAAGGTGGCCTAG
- a CDS encoding 2-oxo acid dehydrogenase subunit E2, with protein sequence MAYIVRMPKLGLEMEEGTVLEWHVDVSETVSADDPVVEIESEKTTETVEAREAGALREVLIDAGTTVPPGAPLGIVADPETDVSDLRAEAEAELETTDEATEPAESGEEPQSSAAGDQPPASEPDESGEAEPVVRASPKAKKRAEELGVDLGAVEGTGPGGAITAEDVERAEEASETAPTEGGAGRTVRDRETFTGMRATIARRLGESYREAVHVTIHRSADASALREATEAADEALDADVSMTDLLLLALSETLGTFPAFNGTYEDGEHVRYEEHNINIAVDVDEGLLTPVIPTVDQKTLPEVAETRRTVTERTLSGEYTMDDLSGGTFTVSNLGHLGVEAFNPIINPPQIAILGVDALSERVRMVDGEATAQPMLPLDLSFDHRVVDGADAARFMAALVERLENPWSLLVGAGDGETTTDRSSESEGRQRQGRSRSGSDVEGVALVEDYDYPYDLDEISTAFAGTDRRVLTRNEAESEGVFLIEDYDYPFGLDEIPTPPEIMLGSLQSCLALTLRNVAMEAGVTIDSVTVDGVLQPETGSIEAIDLVVIVDAPEVGDDALADLIDEAEAECHVAEVLREDLPVEISVERP encoded by the coding sequence ATGGCATATATCGTCCGAATGCCCAAACTTGGGCTCGAAATGGAAGAGGGAACGGTCCTCGAGTGGCACGTCGACGTCTCGGAGACGGTGTCGGCCGACGATCCAGTCGTAGAGATCGAATCCGAGAAGACGACGGAGACGGTCGAGGCCCGGGAAGCGGGCGCGCTCCGCGAGGTACTGATCGACGCCGGAACGACCGTGCCGCCGGGCGCTCCACTTGGCATCGTCGCCGATCCCGAAACGGACGTATCGGACCTGCGGGCCGAGGCCGAAGCCGAGCTGGAGACGACCGACGAGGCGACGGAACCGGCGGAGAGTGGCGAGGAACCCCAGTCATCGGCCGCGGGAGATCAACCGCCGGCAAGCGAACCGGACGAATCAGGAGAAGCCGAACCGGTCGTGCGAGCGAGTCCCAAAGCGAAAAAACGGGCCGAGGAACTCGGCGTCGATCTCGGTGCCGTGGAGGGGACCGGCCCAGGCGGGGCGATCACTGCCGAGGACGTCGAACGAGCCGAAGAAGCGAGTGAGACGGCGCCCACGGAAGGCGGAGCCGGTCGCACCGTCCGCGATCGGGAAACCTTCACCGGGATGCGGGCGACGATCGCACGCCGACTCGGGGAGAGCTATCGGGAGGCCGTCCACGTTACCATCCACCGGTCCGCCGACGCGAGCGCGCTTCGGGAAGCGACGGAAGCGGCGGACGAGGCACTCGATGCGGACGTCTCCATGACAGATCTCCTGTTGCTCGCGCTCTCCGAGACGCTCGGAACGTTCCCCGCGTTCAACGGAACCTACGAGGACGGCGAACACGTCCGTTACGAGGAACACAACATCAACATCGCCGTCGACGTGGACGAAGGGCTGCTCACGCCGGTCATCCCCACAGTCGACCAGAAAACGCTGCCCGAGGTCGCCGAGACCAGACGGACAGTGACCGAACGCACGCTGTCCGGCGAGTACACGATGGACGATCTCAGCGGGGGGACGTTCACCGTCTCGAACCTGGGCCACCTGGGGGTCGAGGCCTTCAATCCGATCATCAACCCGCCACAGATCGCGATCCTCGGGGTCGACGCCTTGAGCGAGCGGGTCCGGATGGTGGACGGCGAGGCCACGGCCCAGCCGATGCTCCCGCTCGACCTCTCCTTCGATCATCGCGTCGTCGACGGGGCCGACGCCGCCAGGTTCATGGCCGCGCTCGTCGAGCGCCTCGAGAATCCCTGGTCACTGCTCGTCGGTGCTGGTGACGGGGAGACGACGACCGACCGCTCCTCGGAATCAGAGGGACGGCAGCGACAGGGCCGCTCGCGAAGCGGATCGGACGTGGAGGGGGTCGCCCTTGTCGAGGATTACGACTATCCGTACGATCTCGACGAAATCTCGACGGCCTTCGCGGGAACCGATCGACGGGTCCTCACGAGAAACGAAGCCGAAAGCGAGGGCGTCTTTCTGATCGAGGACTACGACTACCCGTTCGGGCTAGACGAGATACCGACGCCGCCAGAAATTATGTTGGGGTCCCTCCAGTCCTGTCTCGCGCTCACGCTGCGAAACGTGGCGATGGAGGCGGGCGTGACCATCGACTCCGTGACCGTCGACGGAGTTCTCCAGCCCGAGACGGGCTCGATCGAGGCGATCGATCTCGTCGTGATCGTGGATGCGCCGGAGGTAGGCGACGACGCGCTGGCCGACTTGATCGACGAGGCCGAAGCCGAGTGTCACGTCGCCGAGGTCCTCCGCGAGGATCTGCCGGTGGAAATCTCCGTCGAGCGACCCTAG